Proteins encoded within one genomic window of Lactococcus garvieae:
- the comGF gene encoding competence type IV pilus minor pilin ComGF, whose product MSFTLLEALVALFVLSGSFLLFLGMTKLFHEEIKKSRIDYTQDWQLFCTLMRNELEGARLEKVENNYLYVNKRTPLRFGLSAQGDFRKTNADGRGYQPLVHDLKKAEIVQNEKQIKIVLVFKQGGEHIFYYQFIEE is encoded by the coding sequence TTGAGCTTCACACTATTGGAGGCATTAGTTGCTCTATTTGTTTTATCTGGAAGTTTCTTACTCTTTTTAGGAATGACCAAGCTCTTTCATGAGGAAATAAAAAAATCGAGAATAGATTATACTCAAGATTGGCAATTGTTCTGTACCTTAATGAGAAATGAACTTGAAGGAGCACGTTTAGAAAAAGTAGAGAATAATTATCTCTATGTAAACAAAAGAACTCCTCTGCGATTTGGGCTTTCTGCACAAGGAGATTTTCGAAAAACAAATGCAGATGGTCGTGGCTATCAACCCCTGGTACATGATTTAAAAAAGGCAGAAATTGTTCAGAATGAAAAGCAAATAAAGATAGTCCTCGTTTTTAAGCAAGGAGGTGAGCACATATTTTACTACCAATTTATAGAGGAGTAA
- the comGA gene encoding competence type IV pilus ATPase ComGA, translated as MIQKLARDLLQKAVEKSIHDIYLIAILGSYRLYFRTASERKFEQTLPLEQGQSLIAHLKFISGMNLGETRRTQLGSCSYPLAGVEQRLRLSTVGDFEGNESLVIRLLHNGKDKLSFWQKDIYNNLIEGRGLYLFSGPVGSGKTSLMYECARRHFQEQQVICIEDPVELVEPHFLQLQVNKVIGNDYDALIKLSLRHRPDLLIVGEIRDKQTAKAVLRASLTGYTVFSTVHAKSIPGVVARLKELGLTDWELQSSLQLVAYQRLIAGKGLLVYAKKEFESWQPENWNKQINQLFTDGYISAATASYEKIESN; from the coding sequence ATGATTCAAAAATTGGCAAGGGATCTTTTGCAAAAAGCAGTAGAAAAAAGTATTCATGATATTTATCTGATTGCTATCTTAGGAAGTTACCGACTTTATTTCCGTACCGCAAGTGAGAGGAAATTTGAGCAAACCCTCCCTCTAGAACAAGGGCAATCCTTGATTGCACATCTAAAATTTATCTCGGGGATGAATCTTGGCGAAACGAGACGAACACAGCTTGGTTCTTGTTCTTACCCGCTTGCGGGAGTCGAGCAGCGTTTGCGCCTTTCCACTGTTGGTGATTTCGAAGGAAATGAAAGTCTGGTTATCCGTCTTCTCCATAATGGGAAAGATAAGTTGAGCTTTTGGCAAAAGGATATCTATAATAATCTTATAGAAGGAAGGGGACTCTATCTTTTTTCTGGACCCGTTGGTTCAGGGAAAACCAGTTTAATGTATGAATGTGCTCGGCGCCATTTTCAAGAGCAACAGGTGATTTGTATTGAAGATCCAGTGGAGCTAGTGGAACCCCATTTTTTACAGCTTCAAGTGAACAAGGTGATTGGAAATGATTATGATGCCTTGATTAAGCTCTCTTTGCGTCATCGCCCCGATTTGCTGATTGTTGGAGAAATAAGAGATAAGCAGACGGCTAAGGCCGTTTTACGTGCGAGTTTAACAGGTTATACCGTTTTTTCTACTGTACATGCAAAGTCAATCCCCGGTGTAGTTGCTCGCCTGAAAGAACTAGGCTTAACAGATTGGGAATTACAATCAAGTCTTCAGCTGGTGGCTTACCAACGCTTGATTGCAGGAAAAGGACTATTGGTTTATGCAAAAAAAGAATTCGAAAGCTGGCAGCCAGAAAACTGGAATAAACAAATTAACCAACTTTTTACAGATGGATATATCTCAGCTGCTACAGCTTCGTACGAAAAAATTGAGTCTAACTAA
- a CDS encoding GH25 family lysozyme — MINIKKTAIFTGLCFLALAAHATSADTAEVPVDNHPMGYYAEVQTDENPMAAPVDAQGNLAPIDEDGKAVTEEESSTPQVSSRARRSVADVNEAEASTPSLRNAPSDLVSNDTSLPRKDAVDIASWQDWMTQSDFNQLKAQGVKTVIIKLTESTTYINPFAKTHIQMAQRAGLKVAVYHFSHFSESGKTAQATVNSTARAEANFFATVAKQFGLPTSTVMVNDAEYVPKNSVGSMPYWDWTAASQNFADQLKKQGFATTRHYTSKSWAVDGTGQMEPSKLGAKNFWIAQYLYGKPSASNLQNTQFGSWQYTSQMYFTNFSKRSPLDVSIDYKNIFSPVNPPAPSGYTNIYRLYNKRNMEHLYTKDAYEKDRLPQISKDWKYEGIAWKAPKSSSVPVYRVYDPRSGEHLYTRDAYEMSILTSKHGWRKEGIAFYSDSSSATPAYRLYNPAAGVGSHFITMDGYEKNVLVSRGWKYEGVAWYGKK, encoded by the coding sequence ATGATTAATATTAAAAAAACGGCTATTTTTACGGGCTTATGCTTCTTAGCCCTCGCTGCGCATGCGACAAGCGCAGATACTGCGGAAGTACCTGTAGACAATCATCCAATGGGCTACTATGCGGAAGTACAAACGGATGAGAATCCAATGGCCGCTCCCGTTGACGCTCAAGGAAACTTAGCACCTATCGATGAAGATGGGAAAGCTGTTACTGAGGAGGAAAGTAGCACACCTCAAGTTTCCAGCAGAGCCCGTCGTTCAGTAGCCGATGTAAATGAAGCTGAGGCCAGCACTCCAAGTTTAAGAAACGCACCTTCCGATCTTGTATCAAATGATACGAGTCTACCTCGTAAAGATGCTGTGGACATCGCTTCTTGGCAGGATTGGATGACCCAGAGTGACTTCAATCAGCTTAAAGCTCAAGGTGTTAAAACAGTCATTATCAAATTGACTGAAAGCACAACTTATATCAATCCTTTCGCGAAGACACATATTCAAATGGCACAAAGAGCTGGGCTTAAAGTGGCCGTTTATCACTTTTCACATTTCTCAGAATCGGGTAAAACCGCACAAGCTACAGTAAATAGTACTGCTCGTGCAGAAGCAAACTTCTTTGCCACTGTTGCTAAACAATTTGGCCTACCTACAAGTACCGTTATGGTAAACGATGCGGAGTATGTACCAAAAAACAGTGTTGGAAGCATGCCTTATTGGGACTGGACAGCTGCTTCACAAAACTTTGCTGATCAACTTAAAAAACAAGGATTTGCAACAACTCGTCACTACACTTCAAAATCATGGGCAGTTGATGGTACAGGTCAAATGGAGCCAAGCAAACTTGGAGCAAAGAACTTCTGGATTGCCCAGTATCTTTATGGAAAACCTAGTGCTTCCAATCTCCAAAATACACAATTTGGTTCATGGCAATATACAAGCCAAATGTATTTCACAAACTTTAGTAAACGCAGTCCTTTAGATGTAAGTATTGATTATAAGAATATCTTTAGTCCCGTTAATCCTCCGGCTCCAAGTGGTTATACTAATATTTATCGCCTGTATAACAAACGTAACATGGAACATCTTTATACCAAAGATGCTTATGAAAAAGATCGTCTGCCTCAAATATCTAAAGACTGGAAATATGAAGGTATTGCTTGGAAAGCTCCTAAGAGTTCAAGCGTTCCTGTCTACCGTGTCTACGACCCACGTTCAGGTGAACATCTCTACACCAGAGATGCCTATGAGATGAGTATCCTCACATCGAAGCATGGTTGGAGAAAAGAAGGAATTGCCTTCTATTCAGACAGTAGCTCAGCAACTCCAGCTTATCGTCTCTACAATCCTGCAGCAGGTGTTGGCTCACACTTCATAACAATGGATGGCTATGAGAAAAATGTACTTGTTTCTCGCGGTTGGAAATATGAAGGTGTTGCTTGGTATGGGAAGAAGTGA
- the comGC gene encoding competence type IV pilus major pilin ComGC: MKKKVLKSFTLIEMLVVLLIISVLLLLFIPNLAKEKKNIQNTGQSAVVKVVESQAELYQLDKQDGPSLGKLVSDGLITQKQADSYNDYYAKNPNAKRHVPN; this comes from the coding sequence ATGAAAAAGAAAGTTCTTAAATCTTTTACTTTGATTGAAATGCTGGTAGTTTTGCTCATTATCAGTGTTCTACTTTTACTGTTTATTCCAAATTTGGCCAAAGAAAAGAAAAATATTCAAAATACAGGTCAATCTGCAGTTGTCAAGGTTGTAGAAAGCCAAGCTGAGCTCTATCAATTGGATAAACAAGATGGACCGAGCTTAGGAAAGCTTGTTTCTGACGGTTTGATTACCCAAAAGCAAGCGGACAGTTACAATGATTACTATGCTAAAAATCCAAATGCCAAGCGTCATGTCCCGAATTAA
- the comGE gene encoding competence type IV pilus minor pilin ComGE, whose protein sequence is MGLIIFLVTLVLNQVIQVRKQTQLENREIEALNVAQMAVDIGAERLKINGVDVFIEESSTRIIIKESGKVLVTLEKK, encoded by the coding sequence ATGGGACTAATAATCTTTTTAGTAACCCTTGTTTTAAATCAGGTTATCCAAGTCAGGAAGCAAACACAATTGGAAAATAGAGAAATAGAGGCTTTGAATGTAGCACAAATGGCTGTAGATATAGGAGCTGAGCGGTTGAAGATAAATGGAGTAGACGTCTTTATTGAAGAAAGCTCTACGCGTATCATTATTAAAGAGTCTGGAAAGGTATTGGTTACTCTTGAGAAGAAGTAA
- the rpsU gene encoding 30S ribosomal protein S21, which translates to MSKTIVRKNESLDDALRRFKRSVTKAGTLQELRKREHYEKPSVKAKRKSEAARKRKKF; encoded by the coding sequence ATGTCAAAAACTATCGTTCGTAAAAATGAATCGCTTGACGACGCACTCCGCCGTTTCAAACGTTCAGTAACAAAAGCTGGAACTCTTCAAGAGCTTCGCAAACGTGAACACTACGAAAAACCTTCTGTAAAAGCTAAACGCAAATCAGAAGCTGCTCGTAAACGTAAAAAATTCTAA
- a CDS encoding metal ABC transporter solute-binding protein, Zn/Mn family produces the protein MKKYTLLLLIPMLLLLTACQKTASNKPQIVTTFEPMYEFTKAVVGDKVDIINIVPSNQEAHDFEPSAKDMTTLTNADAIVYNSKNLEKWAPSVKNKGVKIEASTPVEKIGDDPHTWVSPKSALLEVNYIAEELSKKFPEYKEDFTKNAKEYMAKLKKIDHDFDQLKSAKNKTFITQHEAFGYLGRDYGLTTIAITGLDPEAEPSSSTLIKLKEEMQKANLNTVYFEDNSSSKLAETLAKEAGAKLLVINPVEGLTDEQKKAGESYLTIMEENLVSLKETIK, from the coding sequence ATGAAAAAATATACTCTTTTATTGCTTATTCCCATGTTGCTTCTTTTGACAGCTTGTCAAAAAACAGCCAGTAACAAACCGCAAATTGTGACAACTTTTGAACCAATGTACGAGTTTACTAAAGCTGTTGTAGGGGATAAAGTCGATATTATTAATATTGTTCCTTCTAATCAAGAAGCTCATGATTTTGAGCCAAGTGCTAAAGATATGACGACACTCACTAATGCAGATGCGATTGTCTATAATTCAAAAAATCTTGAAAAGTGGGCACCTTCAGTTAAAAATAAAGGTGTAAAAATAGAAGCCAGTACTCCAGTTGAAAAGATAGGAGATGATCCTCATACGTGGGTCAGTCCCAAATCTGCTCTTTTAGAAGTTAATTATATTGCAGAAGAACTCTCAAAAAAATTCCCTGAATACAAGGAAGACTTTACTAAAAATGCCAAAGAATACATGGCTAAATTGAAAAAAATTGACCACGATTTTGACCAGTTAAAGTCTGCAAAAAACAAAACTTTTATTACTCAACATGAGGCTTTTGGATATCTTGGACGTGATTATGGATTGACAACTATAGCTATTACGGGTCTAGATCCTGAAGCAGAACCTTCAAGTTCCACTTTAATTAAATTGAAAGAAGAAATGCAAAAGGCAAATCTTAATACGGTTTATTTTGAAGATAACTCAAGCAGCAAGCTTGCAGAAACTTTAGCAAAAGAAGCTGGGGCAAAATTATTGGTGATTAACCCAGTTGAAGGCTTAACAGATGAGCAAAAAAAAGCAGGCGAAAGTTACCTGACAATTATGGAAGAAAACTTAGTATCTTTAAAAGAAACAATCAAATAG
- the comGD gene encoding competence type IV pilus minor pilin ComGD, whose product MPSVMSRIKSFTLLESLLVLLICSFVLLLFTGSVKQSIHIVRAEIFVLQFERLYKDTQYIAGLKSQNQTLKSIKGTLSNQDEELKVPEGVEINDFSITFDQNAGNSSLQKITIYLPYQKKTISYQLQIGSGKYKKKIS is encoded by the coding sequence ATGCCAAGCGTCATGTCCCGAATTAAATCCTTTACATTATTAGAAAGTTTGTTAGTTCTTTTGATATGCTCCTTTGTTTTATTGCTCTTTACTGGATCGGTTAAACAAAGTATTCATATTGTACGTGCCGAAATTTTTGTATTGCAGTTTGAAAGACTCTACAAGGATACGCAGTATATAGCAGGTTTAAAAAGTCAAAACCAAACATTAAAATCAATAAAGGGAACCTTATCCAACCAAGATGAAGAGCTAAAGGTTCCAGAGGGGGTCGAAATAAATGATTTTTCCATTACTTTTGATCAAAATGCGGGAAATTCGAGTTTACAAAAAATTACGATTTATCTTCCTTATCAGAAAAAAACGATTTCCTATCAGCTGCAGATTGGAAGTGGGAAGTACAAGAAAAAAATTTCTTAA
- the guaB gene encoding IMP dehydrogenase produces MSNWETKFLKKGYTFDDVLLIPAESHVLPNEVNMSTKLAKNLTLNIPIISAAMDTVTDSKMAISMARQGGLGVVHKNMSIADQAEEVHKVKRSESGVITDPFFLTPDHKIEEAENLMATYRISGVPIVETLENRKLVGILTNRDLRFVSNYNQKIKNVMTSENLITAPVGTSLREAEEALQKHKIEKLPLVDESGKLAGLITIKDIERVIEFPNAAKDSQGRLLVAAAVGVTSDTFERAEALFAAGADAIVIDTAHGHSAGVLRKIREIREHFPDRTLIAGNIATGEGARALFEAGVDVVKVGIGPGSICTTRVVAGVGVPQITAIYDAAAVAREYGKTIIADGGIKYSGDIVKALAAGGDAVMLGSMLAGTDESPGEFEIFQGRKFKTYRGMGSLAAMKKGSSDRYFQGSVNEANKLVPEGIEGRVAYKGTATDIVFQMVGGLKSGMGYTGAADILALHESAQFIEMSGAGLKESHPHDVQITKEAPNYSVQ; encoded by the coding sequence ATGTCAAATTGGGAAACAAAGTTTTTGAAGAAAGGTTACACTTTCGATGATGTGCTACTTATTCCAGCGGAGTCACACGTGTTACCAAACGAGGTAAACATGAGCACCAAATTAGCGAAGAACTTGACATTGAATATTCCGATTATTTCTGCGGCCATGGACACCGTAACAGATAGTAAGATGGCGATCTCAATGGCTCGTCAAGGTGGTCTTGGTGTTGTTCACAAAAACATGAGCATTGCTGATCAAGCTGAAGAAGTACATAAAGTAAAACGTTCAGAATCTGGAGTTATCACAGACCCATTCTTCTTAACACCTGACCACAAAATCGAAGAAGCTGAAAACTTGATGGCTACTTATCGTATTTCTGGTGTGCCTATCGTTGAAACATTGGAAAATCGTAAACTTGTCGGAATTTTGACAAACCGAGACTTACGTTTTGTTTCAAACTATAATCAAAAAATTAAAAATGTCATGACATCAGAAAATTTGATTACAGCTCCAGTAGGAACTTCTTTGCGTGAAGCAGAAGAAGCTTTACAAAAACACAAAATCGAAAAATTACCTTTAGTTGATGAAAGTGGTAAACTTGCAGGTTTAATTACTATTAAAGATATTGAACGTGTGATTGAATTTCCAAATGCTGCAAAAGACAGTCAAGGCCGTCTTCTCGTAGCAGCAGCTGTTGGAGTAACCTCTGATACTTTTGAACGTGCAGAAGCACTTTTTGCAGCAGGAGCAGATGCCATTGTTATTGATACAGCACATGGTCACTCAGCTGGTGTGTTGCGTAAAATTCGAGAAATCCGTGAACATTTCCCAGATCGTACATTGATTGCCGGAAATATTGCCACTGGAGAAGGTGCACGCGCACTCTTTGAAGCTGGTGTGGACGTTGTTAAAGTTGGTATTGGCCCAGGCTCAATCTGTACAACTCGTGTTGTGGCAGGTGTTGGTGTACCACAAATTACCGCAATCTATGATGCAGCAGCAGTTGCGCGTGAATACGGTAAAACAATCATCGCAGATGGCGGGATTAAGTATTCTGGAGATATCGTAAAAGCCTTGGCAGCAGGTGGTGATGCAGTAATGCTCGGTTCTATGTTGGCAGGTACCGATGAATCACCAGGCGAATTTGAAATCTTCCAAGGTCGTAAATTCAAGACTTACCGTGGTATGGGTTCATTGGCAGCTATGAAGAAAGGTTCAAGTGATCGTTACTTCCAAGGTTCTGTCAATGAAGCGAATAAACTGGTTCCCGAAGGTATTGAAGGTCGTGTTGCTTACAAAGGAACAGCTACAGATATTGTTTTCCAAATGGTTGGTGGTTTGAAATCAGGAATGGGCTACACTGGTGCAGCAGATATTCTTGCTTTGCATGAATCTGCGCAATTTATCGAAATGTCAGGAGCTGGCTTAAAAGAATCTCACCCTCATGATGTACAAATTACAAAAGAAGCACCAAACTACTCTGTACAATAA
- a CDS encoding RluA family pseudouridine synthase — MEFSLILPKNIKMQSVSHLLEKTWLIPRKQRHFLRMKKHLFVNGQLVDWEEVVGPMDEITLIFDQEDFEVLTLKFGKPDLADILYEDEHLIIANKPEGMKTHGNTSEELELQNHIAAYLNSPVYVVHRLDRETSGAVLFAKNQFVLPILGRMFEENKIHRSYFAVIQGYFNERSLTLNKNIGRDRHNRKKYVTTKSGKKAITHVETLEKSKVSSLVKCSLDTGRTHQIRVHLSSENHPIIGDPLYNPHSKSERMMLHAGAISFIHPLSGKLLDISAPSNTFIYDKKSPH, encoded by the coding sequence ATGGAATTTAGTTTAATTTTACCAAAAAATATTAAAATGCAAAGTGTTTCGCACTTGTTAGAGAAAACCTGGCTTATCCCACGTAAGCAAAGGCATTTTCTACGTATGAAAAAACATCTTTTTGTGAATGGTCAACTTGTAGACTGGGAAGAAGTTGTTGGACCGATGGATGAAATAACTCTTATTTTTGATCAAGAAGATTTTGAAGTTCTGACCCTTAAGTTTGGAAAGCCTGACCTTGCTGACATCTTATACGAAGATGAACATCTCATTATTGCTAATAAGCCTGAGGGTATGAAAACACACGGCAATACATCTGAGGAATTAGAGCTTCAAAATCATATTGCCGCATATCTCAACTCTCCTGTGTATGTTGTTCATCGCCTTGATAGAGAAACCTCCGGTGCTGTTCTCTTCGCAAAAAATCAATTTGTATTACCTATTTTAGGGCGAATGTTTGAGGAAAACAAAATTCATCGCTCTTATTTTGCCGTCATTCAGGGCTATTTTAACGAAAGAAGCTTAACTCTTAATAAAAATATTGGAAGAGATAGACACAACCGTAAAAAATATGTAACCACAAAGTCTGGTAAAAAAGCCATCACGCACGTGGAGACTTTGGAAAAGAGCAAAGTCTCCTCCTTAGTCAAATGCTCACTTGATACCGGTCGTACGCATCAAATCCGGGTACATCTCTCCAGTGAAAACCATCCAATTATCGGTGATCCACTTTATAATCCCCATTCCAAAAGTGAGCGCATGATGCTTCATGCTGGAGCCATAAGCTTTATTCATCCCTTATCGGGTAAATTATTAGATATTTCTGCACCAAGTAACACCTTTATTTATGATAAAAAAAGCCCACATTAA
- a CDS encoding PBP1A family penicillin-binding protein: MSEKDQNFSRRAKGKKSTKKNTDKQNIEESNIEEKEIKEAEIPLEDLKGIKKYLRMLAPYTAKIGRFLRPVRRFWKKYNLTKITIIAILVMILATGSYLFYLAKTANVSILQKSIDAQTQIVDKNGDEAGLLYGSKGTTVKFDEISDNIKNAVVATEDRTFYKNHGVNLSRFTLAVVTLGRFGGGSTITQQLAKNAYLTQKQTIDRKAREFFLALEINKHYSKKEILAMYLNNAYFGNGVWGIEDASKKYFGVSASQVTVDEAATLAGMLKGPEIYNPLYQDGKYATARRDTVLQNMVSAGFLKQEEADSYASVNLASQVNDTYVSQSEAYKYPSYFNAVIAEAERKYGLSLQDIMNDGYKIYTTLDQNKQAGMQVTYDNAALFPQAADGTHAQSGSVAINPKTGGVEALVGNVTAEDHNSFLDFNYATQSRRSTGSVIKPLIAYTPAVQAGWAIDKILEDKPTTYEGNWQPQNYSGEYLGTVPMYQALANSYNIPAINTYKEITPEKGNDVGREFGLNLTESNDKNLSTVLGSGVETNPWEMAQAYAAFANEGVMNSAHLITKIENAAGDTVATAKVTQKRVMTKEVADKMNAMMLGTFTNGSAWNAAPASYAMAGKTGTNNTTDQWVIGYTPDIAIALWIGFPSETNEQQQLQGSSEGQPSVIFRNIASYLLPYTPGTAFTAENAYAMHNIAPITPAWTAMRDQQDAIVYQEQSAQNSTGNMPTTESSSSESSNSNDGFDFQKTVDDAKNATKNIWDKITGFFGG; this comes from the coding sequence ATGTCAGAAAAAGATCAGAATTTTAGTCGACGTGCCAAAGGCAAGAAGTCGACTAAAAAAAATACGGATAAGCAAAATATAGAAGAAAGTAATATAGAGGAGAAGGAAATAAAAGAAGCGGAAATTCCGCTTGAAGATCTTAAAGGTATTAAAAAATATTTAAGAATGCTCGCGCCTTATACAGCAAAAATAGGGCGATTTTTACGTCCAGTAAGACGCTTCTGGAAAAAATATAATTTAACGAAAATTACGATCATTGCTATTTTGGTTATGATTTTGGCGACAGGTTCATACCTGTTCTACTTGGCCAAAACAGCAAATGTTTCTATTTTGCAAAAATCCATTGATGCTCAAACGCAAATTGTGGATAAAAATGGAGATGAAGCAGGTCTCCTCTATGGAAGTAAAGGGACAACAGTCAAATTTGATGAAATTAGTGACAACATCAAAAATGCGGTAGTAGCCACAGAAGATCGTACATTTTATAAAAATCATGGCGTAAATCTCAGCCGCTTTACTTTAGCAGTTGTTACTTTAGGGCGATTCGGTGGTGGCTCCACAATTACTCAACAGTTGGCTAAAAATGCTTATCTCACACAGAAACAAACAATTGACCGAAAGGCAAGAGAATTTTTCTTAGCTCTAGAAATTAATAAACACTATAGCAAGAAAGAAATTCTGGCTATGTACCTCAACAATGCGTATTTTGGTAATGGGGTCTGGGGCATTGAAGATGCCAGCAAAAAATATTTTGGCGTATCGGCAAGTCAGGTAACGGTTGATGAAGCTGCCACTCTTGCAGGGATGCTCAAAGGTCCTGAGATTTACAATCCGCTCTATCAAGACGGGAAATATGCAACCGCACGTCGAGATACGGTTTTACAAAATATGGTGAGTGCAGGCTTCCTCAAACAAGAAGAAGCTGACAGTTATGCCTCGGTCAATCTTGCTTCACAAGTTAATGACACCTATGTGTCCCAATCTGAAGCCTACAAATACCCGAGTTACTTTAACGCTGTCATTGCTGAAGCAGAGCGTAAATATGGTCTTAGTCTTCAAGATATTATGAATGACGGCTATAAGATTTATACCACATTAGACCAAAATAAACAGGCGGGAATGCAAGTAACATATGATAATGCTGCACTTTTCCCCCAAGCAGCGGATGGAACACATGCGCAATCAGGTTCTGTGGCTATTAATCCTAAAACGGGTGGTGTAGAAGCCTTAGTCGGTAATGTTACTGCTGAAGACCATAACAGTTTCCTTGATTTCAACTACGCAACTCAGTCTAGACGATCTACAGGATCAGTTATTAAGCCCTTAATTGCTTATACTCCTGCTGTGCAAGCGGGCTGGGCGATTGATAAAATTCTAGAGGATAAACCGACAACTTATGAGGGAAACTGGCAACCACAAAATTACAGTGGTGAGTATCTTGGAACAGTGCCAATGTATCAGGCACTGGCTAATTCCTATAATATCCCTGCTATCAATACTTATAAAGAAATTACCCCTGAAAAAGGGAATGATGTTGGCCGTGAATTTGGTTTGAACTTAACGGAGTCAAATGATAAGAACTTATCTACTGTACTTGGATCTGGTGTCGAAACAAATCCGTGGGAGATGGCTCAGGCATATGCAGCATTTGCCAATGAAGGTGTTATGAACAGTGCGCACTTGATTACTAAAATCGAAAATGCCGCTGGGGATACCGTTGCTACCGCTAAAGTTACACAAAAACGTGTCATGACAAAAGAAGTTGCAGATAAAATGAATGCGATGATGTTAGGGACATTTACTAATGGTTCAGCTTGGAATGCTGCGCCTGCAAGTTATGCTATGGCAGGTAAAACGGGGACTAATAATACAACAGACCAATGGGTTATCGGTTATACGCCCGATATTGCCATTGCGCTTTGGATTGGCTTCCCAAGTGAAACTAATGAGCAACAACAATTGCAAGGTTCATCCGAAGGACAGCCATCTGTCATTTTCCGCAATATAGCAAGTTACTTGTTGCCTTACACACCAGGAACAGCCTTTACTGCAGAAAATGCGTATGCAATGCACAATATTGCTCCAATTACTCCAGCGTGGACCGCGATGCGTGATCAACAAGATGCCATTGTCTACCAAGAACAAAGTGCACAAAACAGCACAGGAAATATGCCTACAACAGAATCTTCTAGTAGTGAATCTTCAAACTCAAATGACGGGTTTGACTTCCAGAAAACAGTGGATGATGCGAAAAATGCTACCAAAAATATCTGGGATAAAATTACTGGATTTTTCGGTGGTTAA
- the comGB gene encoding competence type IV pilus assembly protein ComGB — MDISQLLQLRTKKLSLTKQIKLIQLMNNLFSSGFHIGETIDFLEHSGLVEIYFVSKMREGLLRGESLSSILDDLKVSKDIVTQLSLAETHGNIELTLGLIEKKLSRVLEIRKKLFQVSTYPLILLVFLTFIMLGLKNYLLPQLENNSSMPVYIIQNLPYLFLFSVLGLVLFFASFRFYFKKRDALANAKFMIKIPFLGGFVKLYLTAYFSREWGNLIAQAVDLRQICLIMQEQRSRIFREFGLELIQALDSGQKFEEVLRFHPIFTKELALIIEYGELKSKLGKELMIFSEESWLRFFEKIERAMQFIQPMVFLVVALLIVLIYAAMLLPIYNNIGVAM; from the coding sequence ATGGATATATCTCAGCTGCTACAGCTTCGTACGAAAAAATTGAGTCTAACTAAACAGATCAAACTTATTCAGCTGATGAATAATCTATTTTCGAGCGGTTTTCATATAGGTGAAACCATTGATTTTCTTGAACATTCGGGTTTGGTGGAAATATATTTTGTTTCTAAGATGCGCGAGGGTTTACTAAGAGGAGAGAGTCTTTCGAGTATCTTAGATGACCTCAAAGTATCCAAAGATATTGTGACACAGTTGTCTTTGGCAGAAACACATGGAAATATCGAACTCACATTAGGACTAATAGAAAAAAAGTTATCTCGAGTTTTAGAAATTAGAAAAAAATTATTCCAAGTTTCAACCTATCCTTTAATTCTATTGGTCTTCTTAACTTTCATCATGTTAGGTTTAAAAAATTATTTATTACCACAGTTAGAAAACAACTCAAGTATGCCTGTGTATATCATTCAAAATTTACCTTATCTTTTTTTATTTAGTGTGTTAGGTTTGGTCCTTTTCTTCGCCAGCTTTCGATTTTATTTTAAGAAGAGAGATGCTCTGGCAAATGCAAAATTTATGATAAAAATCCCTTTTTTAGGAGGTTTCGTTAAACTTTACTTGACCGCTTATTTCTCGAGAGAGTGGGGAAATTTAATTGCCCAAGCAGTAGATTTACGCCAAATTTGTCTCATTATGCAGGAACAAAGGAGTCGCATTTTTAGAGAATTTGGTTTAGAGCTGATTCAGGCTTTAGATAGTGGTCAGAAGTTTGAAGAAGTGCTTCGTTTTCATCCGATATTTACAAAAGAGCTTGCACTAATCATTGAATATGGAGAACTAAAGTCAAAGCTTGGAAAAGAATTAATGATTTTTTCTGAAGAAAGTTGGTTAAGGTTTTTCGAAAAAATTGAAAGAGCGATGCAGTTTATCCAGCCTATGGTTTTTTTAGTTGTTGCTTTGCTTATTGTTTTAATATACGCTGCAATGCTACTCCCAATATATAACAATATAGGTGTAGCCATGTGA